A single genomic interval of Candidatus Hydrogenedentota bacterium harbors:
- a CDS encoding right-handed parallel beta-helix repeat-containing protein gives MRSSGNASFSRRDLLRSAGIATAGAFLSRHALSDDRPPVTRPRATSGDTVVEPNWSERLTITVGPKDADLVGASEKVIQAAVDYMARAGGGTVRILPGTYRLRNAVYLPSNIRILGSGLDSILVKEPSVETALAEDSDWYDQEITLKDATGFAVGDGVCIRATNPNDGGAIVIKRTLVARDGNRFKLDKGLRDNLWTDSKPTVQTLFPLLTAEYASGIAIEDIALDGNREKNANLDGNYAGCIWMQDCSNLVFRSVTARNYNGDGISFQICHDVVVEKCHSHDNAGLGVHPGSGSQRPILRNNTFERNNIGIFFCWGAKYGLAEKNVIQDNDCGISIGHRDNENLVRDNDVLRSKTVGLLFRPERGEGFTATGNRFERNRILDSGGDDGIGVDIQGVTAGNTLSNNEIRETRAPASRIGVRVGKDAGENQLVDNMIEGFSTAVQDLRA, from the coding sequence ATGAGATCCTCAGGAAATGCCTCTTTCAGCAGAAGAGATCTACTACGATCGGCTGGAATCGCAACGGCGGGGGCATTCTTGTCCCGGCACGCGCTGTCCGATGACCGTCCTCCTGTCACAAGGCCACGAGCAACCTCGGGCGACACGGTCGTCGAACCGAACTGGTCGGAACGATTGACGATCACGGTTGGCCCCAAGGATGCCGATTTGGTGGGTGCCAGCGAGAAGGTCATCCAGGCTGCCGTTGATTACATGGCGCGCGCGGGAGGTGGAACGGTACGAATACTGCCCGGCACGTATCGATTGCGCAATGCCGTGTACCTTCCGTCAAATATCCGAATCCTCGGCAGCGGTCTTGACAGCATTCTTGTGAAAGAACCCTCTGTCGAGACAGCTTTGGCGGAAGACTCGGACTGGTACGACCAGGAGATCACGCTTAAGGATGCGACGGGGTTTGCGGTGGGAGACGGGGTCTGCATTCGGGCGACGAACCCGAACGACGGTGGGGCTATCGTCATCAAACGGACACTGGTCGCACGGGACGGAAACCGATTCAAACTCGACAAAGGTCTCCGCGACAATCTTTGGACCGATAGCAAGCCGACAGTCCAAACATTGTTTCCATTATTGACGGCGGAGTACGCGTCCGGAATCGCAATTGAGGATATTGCGTTGGACGGCAACCGGGAGAAGAACGCCAACCTCGACGGCAATTACGCCGGATGCATTTGGATGCAGGATTGCAGCAACCTCGTTTTTCGATCGGTCACCGCGCGCAACTACAACGGCGACGGGATCAGCTTTCAGATTTGTCACGATGTCGTCGTGGAGAAGTGTCATAGCCATGACAACGCGGGGTTGGGCGTGCACCCAGGGTCGGGTTCACAGCGGCCCATCCTGCGCAACAATACCTTCGAACGGAACAACATCGGCATCTTCTTCTGCTGGGGAGCCAAGTACGGGCTCGCCGAGAAGAACGTGATTCAAGATAACGACTGCGGGATTTCCATCGGTCATCGCGACAACGAGAATCTCGTGCGCGATAACGATGTATTGCGAAGCAAGACGGTCGGTCTCTTGTTCAGGCCCGAACGCGGCGAAGGCTTTACCGCAACGGGCAATCGTTTCGAGAGGAACCGCATCCTGGACAGCGGCGGTGACGACGGCATCGGCGTGGATATCCAAGGCGTGACAGCGGGCAATACGCTGTCGAACAACGAAATCCGGGAAACGCGCGCACCCGCTTCGCGCATTGGCGTGCGCGTGGGAAAGGATGCCGGCGAGAATCAACTCGTCGACAACATGATCGAAGGCTTCTCTACCGCCGTGCAGGATCTTCGGGCCTGA